One Turneriella parva DSM 21527 genomic region harbors:
- a CDS encoding PP2C family protein-serine/threonine phosphatase, translated as MAPSPVVGVAERFVYRAAFSFFIKLVRHFSLGAVLWLVTLPVFPVLNYYAFLFLAGTEPRDAMQAYSAEWSAFWLGFWVTLPLYGVFSGALCRIGIPSAIGSLRRAEPVLAKSIAESEPERLRDLLRLLAKVPLGLAQVASLIYIAQALFIYFESYRIRGDIVRIGLLALIDAVVVMMLAGLVYSLAEFGCSYLRVQVKRQLSALDEASNDLISGRSGILRFLYLGFVAATSIVALVAFLFAKNNNALSEAIQFAALTFVICGTLAFIYFYTWTYSLKQLSEATYAVAMGGRGHLPMMSNDRELVEVAVNFDAATYEINTIRNYLTELVDEKTRTLSEAYNELKALKSRQDGDYYLTSNLIESLTELRPESETVVLDSLLKQFKTFEFMGNTKEIGGDMNAGYALRLQGEKYTLVINADAMGKSLQGAGGVLVLGSAIRSLIERTHITEGLRNLSPERWLKNSFLELHHLFSSFNGSMMASMICLLVHDKSGYTVMINAEHPKGIILRRGEAEFISNHEGLRKLGNNAVKGRLWVDTFVLHPGDVVILGSDGRDDLVVAYDAESQPVMNEDERRILEIVEAAEGDLPRIYMGIRNTGEIVDDISLLRLEYTSRAQKPDAQTLQRLWREHGAAEEPVARLDALRKILQVDADNMAAWRSLLRVHLRNENLVDAAFIAECMVRIRPERDFLMYSAALLYFRLGNSEKALNFADRLTLRNWHVERYLVLLGKIHESRQDEPGMREAGLLLNELEPGHEYAKKLLSNFNLG; from the coding sequence ATGGCCCCGTCGCCGGTCGTAGGTGTAGCCGAGCGCTTTGTTTACCGCGCGGCGTTCAGTTTTTTCATTAAGCTCGTACGGCATTTTTCGCTCGGGGCCGTTTTGTGGCTCGTGACGTTGCCGGTTTTTCCCGTGCTGAATTATTACGCGTTCTTGTTTCTCGCAGGCACTGAACCGCGAGACGCGATGCAGGCATATTCGGCAGAGTGGTCGGCGTTCTGGCTCGGCTTCTGGGTAACTCTGCCGCTCTACGGCGTTTTTTCGGGTGCGCTTTGCCGTATCGGAATTCCCTCGGCTATCGGTTCGCTGCGCCGCGCAGAACCTGTGCTGGCAAAGTCGATTGCAGAATCTGAGCCAGAGCGGTTGCGCGATCTGTTGCGCCTTCTTGCCAAAGTGCCGTTGGGGCTTGCACAAGTCGCTTCGTTGATTTACATTGCGCAGGCGCTCTTCATCTATTTCGAAAGCTACCGCATTCGTGGGGATATAGTCAGAATCGGACTATTGGCGCTGATCGATGCAGTGGTTGTCATGATGCTGGCGGGGCTCGTCTATTCGCTGGCTGAATTCGGCTGCAGTTACCTAAGAGTTCAGGTCAAGCGCCAGCTCTCTGCGCTCGATGAAGCCTCGAACGATCTGATCTCGGGCCGATCGGGAATTCTGCGCTTCTTGTATCTTGGTTTTGTCGCCGCGACTTCGATTGTTGCGCTGGTTGCCTTTCTTTTTGCCAAGAATAACAACGCACTCTCTGAGGCGATTCAGTTTGCGGCTCTCACCTTCGTGATTTGCGGCACGCTGGCCTTCATCTATTTCTATACCTGGACATATTCTCTGAAGCAACTCAGTGAGGCGACGTACGCCGTTGCGATGGGTGGGCGCGGCCACCTGCCGATGATGTCGAATGACCGCGAACTGGTCGAAGTGGCAGTCAATTTCGATGCGGCAACCTATGAGATTAATACAATCCGCAATTACCTGACCGAACTCGTCGACGAAAAGACCAGAACGCTCTCAGAAGCCTACAACGAGCTCAAAGCGCTGAAGTCGAGACAAGATGGTGACTATTATCTCACCTCGAACCTGATCGAATCTTTGACCGAACTTCGACCTGAAAGCGAAACGGTCGTGCTCGATTCGCTGCTGAAGCAGTTCAAAACATTCGAATTCATGGGCAATACGAAAGAGATCGGCGGCGACATGAATGCGGGCTATGCGTTGCGCCTGCAGGGTGAAAAATACACGCTCGTGATCAATGCCGATGCCATGGGCAAGTCGCTGCAGGGCGCCGGCGGTGTGCTGGTGCTCGGCTCGGCGATTCGTTCGCTGATCGAGCGCACTCACATTACCGAAGGTCTGCGCAATCTTTCGCCCGAGCGCTGGCTCAAGAACTCTTTTCTCGAACTGCACCACCTTTTTTCGAGCTTTAACGGCAGCATGATGGCCTCGATGATCTGTCTGCTGGTGCACGATAAGTCGGGCTATACCGTCATGATCAATGCAGAGCACCCGAAGGGCATAATTCTGCGGCGAGGCGAAGCGGAATTTATTTCAAACCATGAAGGTCTGCGCAAGCTCGGCAATAATGCCGTTAAGGGCAGGCTCTGGGTTGACACCTTCGTTCTGCACCCCGGCGACGTTGTCATTCTGGGCTCTGACGGGCGGGACGATCTCGTCGTCGCCTACGACGCCGAGAGCCAGCCTGTTATGAACGAAGACGAGCGGCGCATTCTTGAAATCGTCGAAGCAGCAGAGGGTGATCTGCCACGCATCTACATGGGTATTCGCAACACGGGTGAAATTGTCGACGATATTTCGCTGCTGCGGCTTGAATATACTTCGCGCGCGCAAAAACCCGACGCCCAAACACTGCAGAGACTCTGGCGAGAGCATGGCGCGGCCGAAGAACCAGTGGCAAGACTCGACGCGTTGCGCAAAATTCTTCAGGTCGACGCCGACAACATGGCGGCGTGGCGGTCGCTGCTACGCGTGCATCTGCGTAACGAAAATCTCGTCGATGCGGCTTTCATCGCCGAATGTATGGTGCGCATCAGGCCCGAACGCGACTTTCTCATGTATAGCGCGGCCTTGCTCTATTTCAGATTGGGCAATTCTGAGAAGGCGCTGAATTTTGCCGATCGGCTTACGCTCAGAAACTGGCATGTCGAACGCTATTTGGTGCTTCTGGGTAAAATTCATGAGTCGAGACAAGACGAACCAGGTATGCGCGAGGCTGGGTTACTCTTAAATGAGCTCGAACCGGGTCATGAATATGCAAAAAAACTGCTGAGCAATTTCAATCTGGGTTAA
- a CDS encoding protein meaA: MAQEAHKIYNKEGVATREEPWIFRTYGGHSNARATNELYRTGLARGQTGLSIAFDLATQCGYDSDHPMARPEVGKVGVPINSLLDFRMMFDQIPLEKMNTSMTINGTAMWLLSLYIALAEERGIDPSLLQGTTQNDIIKEYLARGTYIFPPESSIRLIVDMYEYCVRHIPKWNPSNICSYHLQEAGATPVQELSFALVTAIAILDAIKERNCFSEAEFEQAVGRISFFVNSGMRFIEEMCKMRAFGEMWDDITKNRYGVKTEKYRRFRYGVQVNSLGLTEEQPENNAWRILIEALGVTISQKARCRALQLPAWNEALSLPRPWDQQWSLRMQQVMAYETDLLEYPDIFDGSPVIQSKVLSLMTEAKAEIEKVLAQGGAVEAIKSGYMKSQLVKSQAERMSRIMTGDLKIVGRNIYSEGLPSPLLGGADSGIFKVDHSAADETLATLKQARETRDNAVAEKALQKLEADAKANVNLMPASIACAKALVTTGEWANTLRKVFGEYRPLTGVEGQKLTLSEDRVVAVRKNIEVFKEKHGHRPRFVLGKPGLDGHSNGAEMVAVAARHVGFDVIYSGIRLTPEEIARAAVEENADLIAMSILSGSHVELVDQLMKTLVKYKAEKEIPLVVGGIIPESDFGTLKSLGVQHIFTPKDYDLIAIMEKNLEIAEAFA, translated from the coding sequence ATGGCACAAGAAGCGCACAAAATCTACAACAAAGAGGGCGTGGCCACGCGCGAAGAACCGTGGATCTTTCGCACCTACGGTGGGCACTCGAACGCGCGGGCAACCAACGAACTTTACCGCACCGGCCTCGCGCGGGGGCAGACCGGCCTTTCGATTGCGTTTGACCTTGCTACCCAATGCGGCTACGATTCGGACCATCCGATGGCCCGGCCTGAAGTCGGTAAGGTGGGTGTGCCGATCAATTCACTGCTCGACTTTCGCATGATGTTCGACCAGATACCGCTCGAGAAGATGAATACTTCGATGACGATCAACGGCACTGCGATGTGGCTTCTGTCGCTCTACATTGCCCTTGCCGAAGAGCGCGGCATCGACCCGTCGCTTCTACAGGGTACGACGCAGAACGACATCATCAAAGAATATCTCGCGCGCGGCACCTATATCTTTCCCCCCGAATCGTCGATTCGCCTGATCGTCGACATGTATGAGTATTGCGTGCGGCACATACCGAAATGGAACCCGTCGAACATCTGCTCTTACCACCTGCAAGAAGCGGGAGCTACCCCGGTACAAGAGCTGTCTTTTGCTCTGGTGACAGCCATTGCCATTCTCGACGCGATTAAGGAGCGCAACTGCTTCTCAGAAGCCGAGTTTGAGCAGGCAGTCGGTCGCATTTCATTCTTTGTAAACTCGGGTATGCGCTTCATCGAAGAGATGTGCAAGATGCGCGCATTCGGTGAAATGTGGGACGACATCACCAAAAACCGTTATGGCGTGAAGACCGAGAAATACCGCCGGTTTCGTTATGGTGTGCAGGTGAATTCTCTCGGTCTCACCGAAGAGCAACCTGAAAACAATGCCTGGCGCATTCTGATCGAAGCGCTCGGCGTCACCATATCGCAGAAGGCGCGCTGCCGCGCATTGCAGCTGCCTGCCTGGAATGAGGCGCTGTCATTGCCGCGCCCCTGGGACCAGCAGTGGTCGCTCAGAATGCAGCAGGTAATGGCGTATGAAACCGACCTGCTCGAATACCCTGATATCTTCGACGGTTCGCCCGTGATACAGTCAAAAGTACTCTCGCTCATGACTGAAGCGAAGGCAGAAATTGAAAAGGTGCTCGCACAGGGTGGTGCCGTTGAAGCGATCAAGTCGGGCTATATGAAATCTCAGCTCGTCAAGAGCCAGGCCGAACGCATGAGCCGCATCATGACAGGCGACCTGAAGATCGTCGGCCGAAACATTTACAGCGAGGGTCTGCCGTCTCCGCTGCTCGGTGGGGCCGACTCGGGAATCTTCAAAGTCGACCATTCTGCCGCCGACGAAACTCTCGCGACGCTGAAGCAGGCCCGTGAAACGCGTGACAACGCGGTTGCTGAAAAGGCGCTGCAAAAGCTTGAAGCCGACGCGAAGGCAAATGTGAATCTGATGCCTGCGTCGATCGCCTGTGCAAAGGCTCTGGTCACCACTGGTGAGTGGGCAAACACGCTGCGCAAGGTGTTCGGCGAGTACCGGCCATTGACCGGCGTCGAAGGGCAAAAACTCACCTTGAGTGAAGACCGCGTCGTCGCGGTGCGAAAAAATATCGAAGTATTCAAAGAAAAACACGGCCACCGTCCGCGGTTCGTGCTCGGTAAACCAGGCCTCGACGGGCATTCAAACGGCGCTGAAATGGTCGCTGTTGCGGCCCGCCACGTCGGTTTCGACGTCATCTATTCAGGCATTCGCCTCACGCCAGAAGAGATTGCGCGAGCCGCCGTCGAAGAGAATGCAGACCTGATCGCCATGTCGATTCTCTCGGGATCGCATGTCGAGCTCGTCGACCAGCTGATGAAAACCCTGGTGAAGTACAAAGCCGAAAAAGAAATTCCGCTCGTGGTTGGTGGCATAATTCCAGAGTCTGATTTTGGCACCTTAAAGTCGCTCGGCGTTCAGCACATCTTTACTCCAAAAGATTATGATCTGATCGCGATTATGGAAAAGAACCTTGAAATCGCGGAGGCGTTCGCCTAA
- a CDS encoding dienelactone hydrolase family protein has translation MHTGEQIALSNRTITAHIFRAAVKEAPAVIFLPDLTGVGETQLETAALLSGEGFTVVVPDLFSEQGAARYCLRMFFDAAFLTNQPGNQGVTEVFELIEHVKRMPGIDAGRIGLIGQCLTGGFALHAALRDDIKAPVVFHHSFGLTGSGIPELSGRAICKPVQGHFVQIDPMCPKSRVEQLRDQLGTYLEVNYYDWLPHGIPHFFRRTDEGRRAYINMVRFLKMQLAI, from the coding sequence ATGCACACAGGCGAACAGATTGCACTCAGCAATCGCACCATCACAGCACATATATTTCGGGCAGCAGTTAAAGAAGCGCCGGCCGTCATATTCTTGCCCGACCTGACTGGGGTCGGCGAAACGCAGCTCGAAACGGCCGCGCTGCTCTCAGGTGAAGGTTTTACCGTGGTCGTGCCCGACCTTTTTAGCGAACAGGGTGCCGCACGGTATTGCCTGCGCATGTTTTTCGATGCGGCGTTTCTCACGAACCAGCCGGGTAACCAGGGTGTTACCGAAGTTTTTGAACTGATTGAACACGTGAAGCGCATGCCCGGTATCGATGCCGGCCGTATCGGTCTAATTGGTCAGTGCCTCACTGGCGGTTTTGCGCTGCATGCAGCGCTGCGTGATGACATCAAGGCACCCGTCGTTTTTCACCACAGTTTTGGTCTCACCGGCAGCGGTATACCCGAGCTCAGCGGCCGCGCGATCTGTAAACCCGTGCAGGGTCATTTCGTGCAGATCGACCCCATGTGCCCGAAATCGCGGGTTGAGCAGCTGCGCGACCAACTCGGCACATACCTTGAGGTCAACTATTACGATTGGCTGCCGCACGGTATACCCCACTTCTTTCGCCGCACCGACGAGGGCCGGCGGGCCTACATCAACATGGTGCGGTTTCTGAAAATGCAATTAGCTATCTGA
- the trpA gene encoding tryptophan synthase subunit alpha → MHPFTRALNERKKQKGYLFIPYIAYGDPDAKITAEIITKMIEGGAATVEIGLPFTDPVADGPALERAFKRSLKNEFRVADVLAMLQKLHKKFPGFPFTIMSYANIFYQAGFKNLLEKLYECNVQGIIIPDIPHDEKKYIIEREGLGDILTRIAWIDFVTPTTPAKKIQEIARDAQGFIYLVSYKGVTGQKNFTLKPLKPVIKAIRRATRVPLVVGFGIKDKVHASEAARLTDGFIMGTVFHEMIEHNIERAPAIPHEIGWALPGMLP, encoded by the coding sequence ATGCATCCGTTCACGCGTGCTTTAAACGAGCGCAAGAAGCAGAAAGGATATCTCTTTATCCCCTATATAGCCTATGGTGATCCCGATGCAAAGATCACTGCAGAAATAATCACCAAGATGATCGAGGGTGGCGCGGCGACGGTTGAGATTGGCCTGCCGTTCACCGACCCCGTTGCCGATGGCCCGGCGCTCGAGCGCGCATTCAAGCGCTCGCTCAAAAACGAATTCAGGGTGGCCGACGTATTGGCCATGCTGCAGAAACTACACAAGAAGTTTCCCGGCTTTCCCTTTACGATCATGAGTTATGCGAATATTTTCTACCAGGCGGGCTTCAAAAATCTGCTTGAAAAACTTTATGAATGCAATGTCCAGGGGATTATCATACCCGATATTCCGCACGATGAGAAAAAATATATCATCGAGCGCGAAGGTCTCGGTGACATTCTGACCCGCATCGCGTGGATCGATTTCGTAACGCCGACGACTCCCGCTAAAAAAATTCAAGAGATTGCGCGGGATGCTCAGGGGTTCATTTATCTTGTCTCTTATAAAGGTGTTACGGGTCAGAAGAATTTCACGCTGAAGCCGCTGAAACCTGTGATCAAGGCGATTCGCCGCGCAACGCGCGTGCCGCTCGTTGTCGGCTTCGGTATTAAAGACAAAGTACATGCCAGCGAAGCGGCTAGGCTCACCGATGGTTTCATCATGGGCACCGTGTTTCACGAAATGATCGAGCACAATATCGAGCGCGCGCCTGCGATACCGCATGAAATCGGCTGGGCTCTGCCCGGCATGTTACCTTAG
- a CDS encoding SH3 domain-containing protein: MPVISPPHRQGLLAQLRNLIMVVLLGAGAIWFVCYRFGETTAEKADRLFAEGRFAELRNFSQKRLAAGEASPMLVGHYAVAEFTTNPKSNLQSLLSNIAAADERVIFRREALVRIGQIPSNNARAGEVLQQALLLENPLTQETKQVVQQLFRTSHSLAGADIDFTRLAELFPESVRRVKARELQFRASPGTEGAVLRRLKDGETLLLRLVGEATTVSGKKGRWVHAIDSGMESGWVFDAYLEKSS, from the coding sequence ATGCCGGTTATCTCTCCCCCACATCGACAAGGGCTGCTCGCACAGCTCAGAAATCTGATCATGGTGGTGTTGCTCGGCGCGGGGGCAATCTGGTTCGTGTGTTACCGTTTCGGCGAGACAACCGCTGAAAAGGCTGACAGGCTCTTTGCTGAAGGGCGATTTGCCGAGCTGCGAAATTTTTCGCAGAAGCGTCTGGCAGCAGGCGAGGCTAGCCCCATGCTCGTTGGCCATTATGCGGTCGCCGAATTTACCACAAACCCGAAAAGCAATCTGCAGTCGCTCTTGAGCAATATCGCTGCCGCCGATGAGCGCGTTATTTTTCGCCGCGAAGCGCTGGTGCGCATTGGGCAAATACCCTCGAACAATGCGCGCGCCGGCGAAGTTTTGCAGCAGGCGCTGCTGCTCGAGAACCCGCTGACACAGGAAACAAAGCAGGTGGTGCAGCAGCTTTTCAGAACATCGCATTCGCTCGCGGGGGCAGATATCGATTTTACCCGACTCGCAGAACTTTTTCCCGAATCGGTACGCAGGGTCAAGGCCCGCGAGCTGCAATTTCGCGCCTCGCCGGGTACCGAAGGCGCCGTGTTGCGGCGCCTGAAAGACGGCGAGACGCTGCTGCTTCGTCTCGTCGGTGAAGCGACGACGGTGTCAGGCAAAAAAGGGCGCTGGGTACATGCGATTGACAGCGGCATGGAATCGGGCTGGGTGTTTGACGCGTATCTTGAGAAATCCTCATGA
- a CDS encoding polyhydroxyalkanoate synthesis regulator DNA-binding domain-containing protein, whose protein sequence is MKIIKRYANRRLYDPETSRTITLDEVAQYVRDGVDIKVIDNTNGEDITRKVLGQTFLKLNESDHIGNPVLQNQMLKLLIRESKGGVLEVLKKLVLAGVGMTQSTPDERKTLLEMLINPSEAHEQEQRAFLKGLADKGQQEADRVLQSISGLVSNISQSIQDNMVTVLDPNERARKLDKLLGQIETIQKSISKFSKNGSPEESSKSNAKAG, encoded by the coding sequence ATGAAGATAATCAAACGCTATGCAAACCGGCGCCTATACGACCCCGAAACGTCGCGCACCATCACTCTCGACGAAGTAGCGCAGTACGTGCGTGACGGTGTCGACATTAAAGTCATCGATAATACCAACGGCGAAGACATCACGCGTAAGGTGCTCGGCCAGACTTTCTTGAAACTCAATGAATCAGACCATATCGGCAACCCCGTTCTGCAAAACCAGATGCTGAAATTGCTCATTCGCGAAAGCAAAGGGGGAGTTCTCGAAGTACTCAAAAAATTGGTACTGGCGGGTGTCGGCATGACACAGAGTACGCCTGATGAGCGCAAGACGCTGCTTGAAATGCTCATTAACCCATCAGAGGCGCATGAACAAGAGCAGCGCGCATTCTTAAAGGGCCTAGCCGACAAAGGCCAGCAAGAGGCCGACCGTGTGCTGCAGAGCATCTCTGGCCTCGTCTCGAATATCTCACAGTCGATTCAAGACAACATGGTGACTGTGCTCGACCCCAACGAGCGGGCGCGCAAGCTCGACAAGTTGCTCGGGCAGATTGAGACCATTCAGAAATCGATCAGCAAGTTCAGCAAGAACGGTTCGCCCGAAGAATCTTCTAAGTCGAACGCCAAAGCGGGCTGA
- a CDS encoding IS30 family transposase: MRPYVQLSNEERLCIEESLRQGRHAGRIARDLKRHPSTIYREIRRNSMPRHYSARCAKDAARRRQTNTNAAKVTPELWSQIGASLKSTLSPEQIAGRMRLERFGGVCMQTIYNHIRKKSATSNFYRLCLRRKGKPYKRTVRIEAENKGFLRIHDLPAEALTRRKPGYWEGDLVEGKIGTGQIATFVERHSRYTKAAKIERKLVEQFNAAARDLFADVDNSLLRGVIYDRGTEMSGYRDLQQVLNCGVYFCDPGSPWQRGTNENTNGLLREPFPKGTDFREIDQEQVDAALELLNNRPRKRLNFRTPAEVYFRRSIALRFGM, from the coding sequence ATGCGACCTTACGTTCAACTATCCAATGAAGAAAGACTGTGTATAGAAGAAAGCCTCAGGCAGGGCCGCCATGCCGGACGTATTGCCAGAGACCTGAAGCGCCACCCGAGCACCATTTATCGTGAAATCCGCCGCAATTCAATGCCGCGGCATTACAGCGCCCGCTGCGCAAAAGATGCAGCGCGCAGGCGCCAGACGAATACCAACGCCGCAAAGGTGACCCCGGAACTCTGGTCACAGATCGGCGCATCGCTCAAATCGACGCTGTCACCGGAGCAGATCGCGGGGCGTATGCGGCTTGAACGCTTCGGCGGGGTTTGCATGCAGACGATCTATAATCATATCCGTAAGAAATCCGCCACATCGAATTTCTATCGCCTTTGCCTGCGCCGCAAGGGAAAACCATACAAGCGCACAGTGCGGATTGAGGCTGAAAACAAAGGGTTTTTACGCATTCACGACCTGCCAGCCGAGGCTTTGACGCGGCGAAAACCTGGCTATTGGGAGGGTGATTTGGTGGAGGGAAAAATCGGCACAGGACAAATCGCAACCTTTGTCGAAAGACATTCGCGCTACACCAAGGCGGCAAAAATCGAGCGCAAACTCGTTGAGCAGTTCAACGCGGCTGCACGCGACCTGTTCGCAGACGTCGATAATTCTCTGTTACGGGGTGTGATTTATGATCGCGGCACAGAAATGAGCGGATACCGGGACCTGCAACAGGTGCTGAATTGCGGAGTGTATTTCTGCGACCCAGGATCGCCCTGGCAGCGGGGAACGAACGAAAACACCAACGGCCTGCTGCGCGAGCCATTTCCGAAGGGAACGGACTTTCGGGAAATCGACCAGGAACAGGTTGACGCGGCGCTCGAATTACTGAATAATCGGCCACGCAAGCGACTGAATTTTCGGACGCCAGCCGAGGTCTACTTTCGGAGGTCGATTGCACTTCGTTTTGGAATGTAA
- the rpmI gene encoding 50S ribosomal protein L35 → MHGKKTNKAAKKRFRVTATGKIKRTKAGKNHILTKKTAKRKNDLAKAGYVHEADEGRVQRLLGIK, encoded by the coding sequence ATGCACGGCAAAAAGACGAACAAGGCTGCCAAAAAGCGCTTTCGCGTTACAGCGACAGGTAAAATTAAACGTACCAAAGCGGGCAAGAACCACATTCTGACCAAAAAGACTGCGAAGCGTAAAAACGACCTCGCGAAGGCAGGCTACGTGCACGAAGCTGACGAGGGGCGTGTGCAGCGCCTGCTCGGCATAAAGTAA
- the rplT gene encoding 50S ribosomal protein L20 gives MRATNGTIHKNRRKKILKRTKGFRAGRRRLYRTAKDAALKADMWAFRDRKQRKRHFRVLWIARINAACREEGMSYSRFIAGVVKAKIGLNRKSLSEMAVLDPAAFKEVVRMAKAA, from the coding sequence ATGCGCGCTACAAACGGAACAATACACAAGAACCGCAGAAAAAAAATACTCAAACGCACGAAAGGCTTTCGCGCTGGTCGTCGCCGTCTCTACAGAACGGCGAAAGACGCCGCGCTCAAGGCCGACATGTGGGCGTTTCGTGACCGCAAACAGAGGAAACGCCACTTTCGCGTTCTCTGGATCGCGCGAATTAACGCTGCCTGCCGCGAAGAGGGCATGAGCTACAGCCGCTTTATTGCCGGTGTGGTGAAGGCGAAAATCGGCCTCAACCGCAAGAGCCTCAGCGAAATGGCAGTGCTCGACCCGGCTGCTTTCAAAGAAGTGGTCAGAATGGCCAAAGCGGCCTGA
- a CDS encoding TetR/AcrR family transcriptional regulator: MGRQPLDKERELDPKVRSEYLAQLMPHFIEHGMSVHSMDSIVQHLQISKATFYRHFRSRDELFEIFIDHLVDKILSSRFFLHNKALPYEERYLLTFAAILHEIGGIGFLLLADLRTNLPHLWEKIRATYAVYEEELHAFFQEGIDSGYVHKVNPSILAHMIILFFRELMRPEYLQSLNMTLAEAFMATFRIQVRSIVSKPDFSFEAMEERMRTMFPELESLFKRL; this comes from the coding sequence ATGGGCCGGCAACCCCTCGATAAAGAGCGCGAGCTCGACCCGAAAGTTCGCAGCGAATACCTCGCGCAGCTGATGCCCCACTTTATCGAGCATGGCATGAGCGTGCACAGCATGGATTCGATAGTGCAGCATCTGCAGATCAGCAAGGCGACCTTTTACCGTCACTTTCGCTCGCGTGACGAACTCTTCGAAATTTTCATCGATCATCTTGTGGATAAAATTCTTTCATCCCGGTTTTTTTTGCATAATAAAGCTTTGCCCTACGAAGAGCGTTATTTGCTGACGTTCGCGGCGATTCTGCACGAAATCGGTGGCATTGGCTTTCTGTTACTCGCAGACCTGCGCACCAACTTACCCCACCTGTGGGAGAAAATTCGTGCGACCTATGCGGTCTACGAAGAAGAGCTGCACGCCTTTTTTCAAGAGGGAATCGACAGCGGATACGTGCACAAGGTAAACCCCTCGATTCTCGCGCATATGATTATTCTGTTTTTTCGCGAGCTGATGCGCCCTGAATACCTGCAGAGCCTTAACATGACGCTCGCCGAAGCCTTTATGGCGACGTTTCGCATTCAGGTACGCAGCATTGTCAGCAAACCCGATTTTTCGTTCGAAGCGATGGAAGAGCGCATGCGAACGATGTTTCCCGAACTCGAAAGCCTGTTTAAGAGGCTGTAA
- a CDS encoding ABC transporter permease yields the protein MIALVFKSLRSRLAIASLTALSVALSVFLFASVEKLREGARAGFSQTVSGTHIVAGARSGQIPLLLFSLFHIGSPTSNVSYSSYLKYKKNASVAWALPLSIGDSHKGFRVVGTSADFMKHFRYRNQQQLRLAEGTFSLARLKAVLGSTAARELGYKTGAKLVLTHGISDVQGIHDHDASPFVVEGVLEATGTPIDKGIYVSLASIEQMHEAEEHGEEGGAESAAHRDEDTAKPARAIKIDKITSFLIGVKQPIDILPLMRQINEDEAEPLTAILPGVVLSEIWNIMGYAENILKLVSLMVMLTALCGLFIALYASLAERYREMAILRALGASPRRIASLLVAESLILTVSGIVAGYALIAVVSLVFKNLLLRAFSVGVGVFPLTQGEFWFVGVLLFVGLVVALVPALLLYRRALGEGLQVRQ from the coding sequence ATGATAGCCCTTGTCTTCAAATCACTCAGAAGCCGCCTGGCGATTGCGTCTCTGACGGCCCTCAGTGTTGCGCTCAGCGTCTTTTTGTTTGCGTCGGTCGAAAAGCTGCGTGAAGGCGCGCGCGCGGGGTTTTCGCAAACCGTGAGCGGCACGCACATCGTGGCAGGTGCCAGGTCAGGCCAGATTCCGCTGTTGCTCTTCTCGTTGTTTCATATTGGCTCGCCGACGAGTAATGTTTCTTATTCAAGCTATTTGAAGTACAAGAAGAATGCATCTGTGGCCTGGGCACTGCCGCTGTCGATCGGCGACAGCCATAAGGGTTTTCGGGTCGTGGGCACATCTGCCGACTTCATGAAACATTTTCGCTACCGCAACCAGCAACAACTGCGCCTGGCCGAAGGTACTTTCAGCCTCGCGCGTCTCAAGGCAGTTCTGGGCAGCACCGCCGCGCGTGAACTCGGCTACAAGACCGGCGCCAAACTCGTGCTGACGCATGGCATAAGCGATGTGCAGGGCATTCATGACCATGACGCGAGCCCTTTTGTCGTCGAGGGCGTTCTCGAAGCCACGGGAACTCCCATCGATAAGGGCATCTATGTTTCTCTGGCGAGCATTGAACAGATGCATGAGGCAGAAGAACATGGCGAAGAGGGTGGCGCTGAAAGCGCCGCGCACAGAGATGAAGATACTGCGAAACCTGCCAGGGCCATCAAAATCGATAAGATCACCAGTTTTCTCATCGGTGTAAAGCAGCCGATAGACATTCTGCCCCTCATGAGGCAAATCAACGAAGACGAAGCCGAACCTCTGACCGCGATTTTGCCCGGCGTGGTGCTCAGCGAAATCTGGAACATCATGGGTTATGCCGAAAACATTCTCAAGCTAGTTTCGCTGATGGTGATGCTGACCGCGCTCTGCGGACTTTTTATCGCACTCTATGCATCGCTCGCCGAACGTTACCGTGAAATGGCGATACTGCGGGCTCTGGGGGCATCGCCGCGCCGCATCGCCTCGCTGCTCGTCGCCGAGAGCCTCATTCTCACCGTTTCAGGTATTGTGGCAGGGTATGCGCTGATCGCGGTCGTGTCGCTCGTGTTCAAGAATCTGCTGCTGCGCGCTTTTTCGGTCGGTGTCGGTGTATTTCCGCTGACGCAGGGCGAATTTTGGTTTGTGGGCGTATTACTTTTCGTAGGGCTCGTGGTGGCACTCGTGCCCGCGCTGCTCTTGTACCGGCGCGCGCTGGGCGAAGGGCTGCAGGTCAGGCAATAA